Below is a window of Tolypothrix bouteillei VB521301 DNA.
AAAAATTAACCCTCAGTATTTACAATTGGGCCATGCAACATTCAAACGTTTCCGATCTAATGACGGTGGCTACGTAAAAGCAGACGATCGCGGCTACCAAATTATATCAAACTTTCCCAAAACTAAATGCAAAAATTCTCGAAAAAATGATTGTCATTTTCCTACAGTATCAATGCTTGATGTCTTAGCCGATCGAGCGCCAGGAAGCTTGTTCAGAGACCGCATTGTACTGATTGGTACAACAGCAGCCAGTATCTCTGATTCAGCTTTAATTCCGTATTCTAGCCGTTTAATAGGTACAGTAAAGCCCGTCGCTGGTGTAGAACTACAAGCTTATTTTATCAGCGAGTTACTTTCGGCAACACAAGATAGCAGACCTTTACTCAAAGTGTGGTCTGATTTTGTCGAATACACATGGATTTTCGCTTGGGCTTACGTTGGCTTTATCATTAAATTGCGAATACAACGTACAAGCATAAGCTTCTTAACTATCCTATTTTCAGCAGTTGCACTTACAGGCACTGCTTATCTTGCTTTGTTCTTTGGTTGGTGGATACCATTAGTACCTGGATTGTTTGCTTTATGTGGTTCAGCGATCGCCATTACTTACCAGATGGCGCATCGTCAAGAAGAGTTAAAACGTTCTAAAGAGTTTTTGCATCAAGTCATCAACGCAATACCAGACCCTATCTTCGTCAAAAATGAAAAATACCAGTGGATTGTCCTAAACGAAGCATACTGTGAATTTATTGGTTATCCCAAAGAGGCATTATTAGAAAAGTCTGACTACGACTTTTTCCCCAAACATGAAGCTGATGTTTTTCGAGCCTGTGATGATTTAATCTTTCACAACCATCAGCCTCAAGAGAGCGAAGAAGAATTTACAGATGCTGGTGGGAATACCCACACGATCGCCACCAAGCGCTCTCTTCACAAAGATGCTGCTGGCAATTTCTTTTTAGTGGGAGTGATTCGAGACATTACCAAGCGCAAGCTCATTGAAGAAGAACTGCGACGGTCGGCTACAGAATTATTCCGTATTAACCAAGAATTAAAAGTAAAACAAGACCATTTGCGTTACATGGCCTATCATGACCCTCTGACAGGTCTGCCAAATCGCAAGTTTTTTCTCGAACAGCTTCACGAGTCTTTGGAGTGGGCGCAAAACAACAACTTACTGCTGGGGTTACTCTTTATCGATCTAGATGGTTTCAAGCACATCAATGACACCTTAGGGCATGAAATGGGAGATCGAGTTTTAGTGACTGTAGCCCAAAGGTTAAATAACTCCCTACGCAGTGGCGATACTGTAGCCCGTTTGGGAGGAGACGAATTCATCATCATTGTCAGAGCAATTCCAAAAGTTCAGGCTGCAGAGAGAGTTGCTGAAAAGATCTTGACCACTCTGACCGAACCAATTGTTTTAGAAGGCAACATAACACATATTTCTGCCAGTATAGGTATCAGCATTTACCCAAGAGACAGCTACGATAGCGAAACATTGATCGGACAAGCAGACACCGCCATGTATCGTGCCAAGCTTCTCGGAAAAAATCGCTATGAATTTGTGTAGATACACTGAATCCAGAGTAAAAATATAAGCAACAATCTAGGCTAACTTTAGCAGCGTAAGCTAGGCATCAAACTTGGGAATGTTTTTGCAGTTGTACTTCTAAGTTATAACTCACCCTTTAGGGGGATGTAAATAAGTGTACTTAAGTAATAGAAATTAATTGAGAAACATAAAAATAAAAATTACCTCATTACTCAAGTGCGAGCTGTAAGCACCAGTCAATGGGTTAAGTGTTTCCAAGCACAGAGTTTCCTAAATTCGTAGCATTGAGCTTCGCAGTTTCACTTTAGCGATAGATTGCAACTGCGAAAGGTTAAGGTTATTTCTAATTTGTTACGAACTTGTGCGATCCTAATACTAAGTACAAAAAGTTAACTTTTCATAAAGTTGGAGATTTGAGTCTAATTGAGAGTATCAATTAAGGCTAGAGCGATTATAAAACGAGGGATATACGGAGACTTATGAGAACTAGCTTAAGATTCGCAAGCATTATTATGCTTCTTATCGGAGCGCATTTGACAATTCCTAAAATTGTTCAAACAGCAGGAGCATTTAATACACCCTCAATTCCGGGCTCTCACAAGGTAGATAGCGATTACTTTATGGACATCGCTTCAGAAGCTCGTGTTTCACAAGATGCTATATACAAATCCGTATCAGACAACAGTTACGAACCACCAAATTATGGAGGTCCGGACAGCGAGCACGGTAGCGGAACTAGATAGAGGATTTCCACAATCTATTAGACTGTAAAAGCGTGTGTACCTGCCAATTGGGGTCTGAGTGGGGATAATCGCAACGGTAATGTCCTCCGCGACTTTCAGTTCTAAAGGCAGCACTTTTAAGAATTAGATAAGCAATATCAAGCAGGTTGTTAGTTTCTGCCCACAATCTAATTTGCCGTTCGACATCAGGTAGATTTAATGTAGCTGATTGTGTCGGCTGTAAAGATTTTAAGAATTGAGAGATCGACAACGTAGCAATTTCCCTTTGCCAAGATTCAACAGTGGCGATCGCAGCTTCCATCCCAGACTGTTCCCGACATATACCAGCATTCTCCCATACCAAACGCGGTATTTTTTGTCGCAGTTCTTCCAAATATTCTTGCTGAGAAGCCCATTCGCTTTGTGAAAGGGTAAAAGATAAAGGCTGAGGAATCGAATGAGTTTCTTGAAGTGCATCCTTGACCCTTTTGACTTCATCCTTCAAATCACCCATTTGGGCTCCAAAAACTATACATTCCAAAAGGGAATTACTAGCAAGACGATTTGCTCCATGTACGCCCGTGCTTGCTGTTTCTCCCACTGCATACAAACCCGGAATATTGGTTCGGTTTGCCAGATCCGTAACAATACCACCCATCCAATAATGAGCCGCAGGAGCAACCGGTACGGGTTCCGAGAAAACATCAATACCCCAATGCTTGCAAACTTTGATGATATTGGGGAAACGATGGCGAATCTTTTCAGCAGGAATTGGGCGCATATCCAACCACACACTAGCCGTTGCTAAATCAGCTGAAGTGCGTTGCAAGTGAGTAAAAATTGCACGACTGACAACATCTCTGGGAGCGAGTTCACCCGATGGGTGATACTCAAATGCAAAACGGTGTCCTTCACCGTCAATTAGATGTGCTCCTTCACCACGCACGGCTTCGCTAATAAGAAAGCGTCCGGGTTTGGTAAGGGCTGTGGGATGAAACTGAACAAACTCTAAATCTCGAAGAATAGCCCCAACTCGCCACGCCATTGCTACCCCATCTCCCGTGCTAACAGCGGGATTTGTGGTTTGAGCAAAAACTTGACCACCACCACCTGTGGCTAAAACCACAGCAGATGCTTTCACCCAGGTGACTGTACCTTGATAAAAAAGACTAATTCCCTGACACCGTT
It encodes the following:
- a CDS encoding CHASE2 domain-containing protein, yielding MDKQVSERLFGSLLAVEQRLYRVGKKSLTALSVTAFLLLLRSVGFLQSSEWTALDYFFQMRPPESLPERITIVEIDEPSLRSIKSWPIPDKDIAQLIQKIQRHRPRAIGLDVYRDFPVEPGHQELVNTFKSVPNLVGIELLSNDDKKNGVAPPPTLNKYNQVGFNNVLFDADGKVRRNILYWHVNNKPHLSFSLKLALLYLRQEGITPKEAKINPQYLQLGHATFKRFRSNDGGYVKADDRGYQIISNFPKTKCKNSRKNDCHFPTVSMLDVLADRAPGSLFRDRIVLIGTTAASISDSALIPYSSRLIGTVKPVAGVELQAYFISELLSATQDSRPLLKVWSDFVEYTWIFAWAYVGFIIKLRIQRTSISFLTILFSAVALTGTAYLALFFGWWIPLVPGLFALCGSAIAITYQMAHRQEELKRSKEFLHQVINAIPDPIFVKNEKYQWIVLNEAYCEFIGYPKEALLEKSDYDFFPKHEADVFRACDDLIFHNHQPQESEEEFTDAGGNTHTIATKRSLHKDAAGNFFLVGVIRDITKRKLIEEELRRSATELFRINQELKVKQDHLRYMAYHDPLTGLPNRKFFLEQLHESLEWAQNNNLLLGLLFIDLDGFKHINDTLGHEMGDRVLVTVAQRLNNSLRSGDTVARLGGDEFIIIVRAIPKVQAAERVAEKILTTLTEPIVLEGNITHISASIGISIYPRDSYDSETLIGQADTAMYRAKLLGKNRYEFV
- the nadB gene encoding L-aspartate oxidase, coding for MTTNLKSEFDVIVVGAGAAGLYTALCIPADLKIGLITKETLSLSASDWAQGGIAAAIAPQDSPSFHVEDTIRAGVGLCDLEAVEFLANKAPSCIQSLIELGVAFDRHGNELALTLEAAHSRNRVLHSADTTGREVITTLTNQVLQRDNIQVIQQALALHLWLNPETKRCQGISLFYQGTVTWVKASAVVLATGGGGQVFAQTTNPAVSTGDGVAMAWRVGAILRDLEFVQFHPTALTKPGRFLISEAVRGEGAHLIDGEGHRFAFEYHPSGELAPRDVVSRAIFTHLQRTSADLATASVWLDMRPIPAEKIRHRFPNIIKVCKHWGIDVFSEPVPVAPAAHYWMGGIVTDLANRTNIPGLYAVGETASTGVHGANRLASNSLLECIVFGAQMGDLKDEVKRVKDALQETHSIPQPLSFTLSQSEWASQQEYLEELRQKIPRLVWENAGICREQSGMEAAIATVESWQREIATLSISQFLKSLQPTQSATLNLPDVERQIRLWAETNNLLDIAYLILKSAAFRTESRGGHYRCDYPHSDPNWQVHTLLQSNRLWKSSI